CGAACACGATCGCCGTCACATGGGCCGCGCCGGCCAGCCGCAGCGTTTCGGCCGCCGCAAACAGCGAGGCGCCGCTGGTCATCACGTCGTCGACCAGCACCACGCGCCGGCCCTGCAGCCGGTGCGCGCGCAGCGGTTCCACGGCAAAGGCGCCGCGCAGGTTGCGAAGGCGCTCGGCGCGCGCGAGGCCGCTCTGCGCCGGCGTTTCGCGGGTGCGCAGGAGCAGCGTCGCATCGGTCTTGGCGGAAGCGAGCCGGCGCGCCAGTTCGAGCGCCTGGTTGAAGCCGCGCTCGCGCAGCCGGACCGGCGCCATCGGCATGGGCAGCACGGTGTCGCACTGCTCCAGCGCCGGTTCCACCCACGGCACGCTGCGCATCAAGGTGGCAAAAGGCCCGGCCCAGCCGGCCTCGCCACGGAACTTGAACTGGGCGATGCACTCGGGCCACGGCCATGCATAGGTGCAGGCCGCAAGGCAGGCGTCCAACGGCGGCGGGTGGCG
The Variovorax paradoxus genome window above contains:
- a CDS encoding ComF family protein gives rise to the protein MFSRFAHRPLTSLFARLPSQCEVCRAWPSRRVCDACVARFAPPAARCGSCALPVPDGVARCGECVRHPPPLDACLAACTYAWPWPECIAQFKFRGEAGWAGPFATLMRSVPWVEPALEQCDTVLPMPMAPVRLRERGFNQALELARRLASAKTDATLLLRTRETPAQSGLARAERLRNLRGAFAVEPLRAHRLQGRRVVLVDDVMTSGASLFAAAETLRLAGAAHVTAIVFARTDPPH